A single region of the Thermotoga profunda AZM34c06 genome encodes:
- a CDS encoding branched-chain amino acid ABC transporter permease, whose amino-acid sequence MYKKRSFWFTISLLVLFFLFIHYAQTNFDAYIVRIMNVAAIYVILGVSLNLINGFTGQFSLGHAGFMAIGAYTSALLYMTPELKAMNFFIKPLIWPLNQIQIPFFPALLIGGLLAACAGFLVGAPCMRVKGDYLAIVTYGFSEIIRVLFNNLQSITNGPLGLKGLPTYTNLWWSWGWAVFTIFFIKRLIDSSYGRALKAIRDNEEAAEAMGVNLFRHKTLAFVVGAFFAGIAGGLLGSLVMTIDPNAFNIMLTFQIVLIVLLGGLGSITGTVISGVLIAFLMEWLRIVETPMKIFGITIPGISGMRMLIFSIILMIAVLFFRHGILGDREFSWEGVLSIFKKGHSKEGE is encoded by the coding sequence GTGTACAAGAAACGATCATTTTGGTTCACGATATCTTTGCTTGTTCTGTTTTTCTTGTTTATTCACTATGCACAAACAAATTTTGATGCATACATTGTAAGAATTATGAACGTAGCCGCGATATATGTCATTCTTGGAGTAAGTCTTAACCTCATAAATGGATTCACTGGACAATTTTCTTTGGGTCACGCTGGATTTATGGCCATAGGTGCTTACACATCTGCTTTACTTTATATGACACCAGAATTGAAGGCGATGAATTTTTTCATAAAACCATTGATATGGCCATTGAATCAAATTCAAATACCATTTTTCCCAGCATTACTCATAGGAGGATTACTCGCTGCATGTGCTGGTTTTCTCGTTGGAGCGCCATGTATGAGAGTCAAGGGTGACTATCTTGCAATAGTCACTTATGGTTTTTCTGAAATAATAAGAGTATTGTTCAATAACTTGCAAAGTATAACTAATGGACCCCTGGGTTTGAAGGGGTTACCTACATATACGAACCTTTGGTGGAGCTGGGGTTGGGCGGTATTCACCATATTTTTCATAAAAAGATTGATTGATTCAAGTTACGGAAGGGCATTAAAAGCGATTAGAGATAACGAAGAGGCTGCAGAAGCGATGGGTGTGAATCTCTTTCGTCATAAAACTCTTGCCTTTGTGGTTGGGGCTTTCTTTGCGGGAATAGCTGGGGGATTACTTGGGAGTTTAGTTATGACAATCGATCCAAATGCCTTTAATATAATGCTCACTTTTCAGATAGTCCTTATAGTTTTACTTGGAGGGCTTGGAAGTATAACAGGAACAGTAATTTCAGGAGTTTTGATTGCGTTCTTGATGGAATGGCTGAGGATTGTCGAAACACCAATGAAGATCTTTGGTATTACTATTCCTGGTATCTCTGGTATGAGAATGTTGATTTTCTCTATCATACTCATGATCGCTGTACTCTTTTTTAGGCATGGAATACTCGGCGATAGAGAATTTT
- a CDS encoding branched-chain amino acid ABC transporter permease, protein MSWTLFLQHLANGVALGFVFGLVAIGYTLVYGVVKLVNFAHGDIFMMACFFVYYGIALFSFPWWLSFLCAIFLTALLGISIEKVAYKPLRDAPRISSLCSAIGMSFLLENFATVVFGGRQKPFYQPQILNKTLNIGGVRIQLVTIVTIVVSIAVLLFLNYLVYKTKMGLAMRALSHDFDTARLMGINVDKTITFTFAIGSSLAAISAIFWALRYPQIWPFMGVFPGWRAFTAAIIGGVGSIKGAMTGGFLIGMISIMLVAFLPDLAGYRDAFIFIVLVFVLLFKPTGLFGEA, encoded by the coding sequence ATGAGTTGGACGTTGTTTCTACAACACTTGGCAAATGGAGTTGCACTTGGTTTTGTTTTTGGTCTTGTTGCAATTGGATATACCTTAGTCTATGGTGTTGTGAAACTTGTGAATTTTGCCCATGGAGATATATTTATGATGGCTTGTTTTTTTGTCTATTATGGAATAGCACTCTTTTCATTTCCATGGTGGTTATCTTTTTTATGTGCGATATTTCTCACAGCATTACTTGGAATATCAATCGAAAAGGTTGCTTATAAACCTTTGAGAGATGCCCCGAGAATTTCTTCATTGTGCTCTGCTATAGGTATGTCTTTTCTACTTGAAAACTTCGCCACAGTTGTTTTCGGTGGTAGGCAAAAACCGTTTTATCAGCCGCAGATTTTGAATAAAACCTTGAATATCGGAGGAGTTAGGATACAACTTGTAACTATCGTGACAATCGTTGTTTCAATAGCTGTACTCTTGTTTCTGAATTATCTTGTGTATAAAACTAAAATGGGACTTGCAATGAGGGCACTTTCACATGATTTTGATACAGCAAGACTAATGGGAATAAACGTAGACAAAACCATTACTTTCACATTTGCAATTGGCTCGAGCCTGGCAGCGATAAGTGCTATATTCTGGGCTTTACGTTATCCGCAAATATGGCCGTTCATGGGTGTTTTCCCTGGATGGCGTGCCTTCACAGCGGCGATAATAGGAGGAGTTGGTAGTATCAAAGGAGCTATGACAGGAGGCTTTCTAATTGGGATGATTTCTATAATGCTTGTTGCATTCCTTCCAGATCTGGCAGGGTATCGTGATGCATTTATTTTCATCGTGTTGGTTTTTGTACTTCTATTTAAACCAACTGGTTTATTTGGTGAGGCATAG
- a CDS encoding ABC transporter substrate-binding protein, protein MRWVIPLLLVASVVFAAEPIVIGVYEPMTGPYAAGGQMTMEGVYLAHEQVKEVLGRPIELVLVDNKSDKVEASNAVARLIEYHKAVAIIGSYGSAVAIPGSEVANKLGVPMVGCSPTNPLVTLGKPFAFRVCFIDPFQGTVMAQFAVEKLGAKTAVVIQDIASDYSVGLSHYFQEAFKKLTKNNKSVLGVISYQTGDQDFTAQLTFANSKNPDVIFIPAAAYGEAALIIKQARELGMKQIFLGGDTWEAPEFLEVGGKAVEGSYFSTHFDTEATTTPKAAEFIKSFREKYGKDPSAFAALGYDAYMLVVDAIKRAGKPDPKAIRDALAATKNFEGATGYITLDQNGDAIKDAVIRVVKDGKFVYVTTVRPTE, encoded by the coding sequence ATGAGATGGGTTATTCCTTTGCTTTTAGTTGCATCAGTGGTTTTTGCTGCTGAACCCATTGTTATAGGTGTATATGAACCCATGACGGGTCCTTACGCTGCGGGTGGTCAGATGACCATGGAAGGCGTCTATCTTGCACATGAACAAGTGAAGGAAGTTTTGGGAAGACCTATTGAACTCGTACTTGTTGATAACAAAAGTGACAAAGTAGAGGCTTCTAATGCAGTTGCCAGGTTGATCGAATATCACAAAGCTGTTGCAATAATAGGTAGTTATGGAAGTGCTGTTGCAATACCTGGAAGTGAAGTTGCGAACAAGCTCGGGGTGCCTATGGTTGGATGCTCTCCAACAAATCCACTGGTGACTCTTGGAAAACCATTTGCTTTCAGAGTATGTTTCATCGATCCATTCCAGGGTACAGTTATGGCACAATTTGCTGTCGAAAAACTTGGCGCTAAAACTGCTGTTGTCATTCAAGATATTGCTTCAGATTATTCTGTGGGTTTGTCACATTATTTCCAAGAAGCTTTCAAAAAGTTGACTAAAAACAACAAATCAGTTTTGGGAGTGATTTCCTATCAAACTGGAGACCAAGATTTCACTGCACAGTTAACCTTCGCAAACAGTAAGAATCCAGATGTTATCTTTATTCCTGCTGCAGCATACGGTGAAGCTGCTCTCATTATAAAACAGGCACGTGAGCTTGGAATGAAACAGATTTTCTTGGGTGGTGATACCTGGGAAGCACCGGAATTTCTCGAAGTTGGAGGCAAAGCCGTGGAAGGAAGTTATTTCAGTACACACTTTGATACAGAAGCCACGACTACACCTAAGGCAGCAGAGTTCATTAAATCGTTCAGAGAAAAGTATGGCAAAGATCCGAGTGCTTTTGCAGCTCTCGGTTATGACGCTTATATGTTGGTTGTAGACGCAATTAAAAGAGCAGGAAAACCCGATCCAAAAGCAATAAGAGATGCGCTTGCGGCTACCAAAAACTTTGAAGGTGCAACTGGTTATATCACATTAGATCAAAATGGAGATGCCATAAAAGATGCAGTTATAAGAGTTGTGAAAGATGGAAAATTTGTCTATGTGACAACAGTAAGACCAACGGAATAG
- a CDS encoding aldo/keto reductase: MQKVVLNNGVEMPILGYGVFQITDPTQCEQCVYEAIEVGYRLIDTAASYMNEEAVGKAIKRAIQEGIVKREDLFITTKLWIKDAGYESTKKAFEKSLKRLRLDYIDLYLIHQPFGDVHCTWKAMEELYREGLIRAIGVSNFHPDRLMDLIVHHDIVPAVNQVEIHPFYHQTKSVEFMKKYNIQPEAWAPFAEGRNNIFQNEILTSMAKKYNKTVAQVILRWLIQRDIVAIPKTVHRERMIENINIFDFELSQEDMEKIAMLDKNESAFFSHTDPEIVKWICSLRR, from the coding sequence ATGCAAAAAGTAGTTTTGAACAACGGCGTTGAAATGCCAATACTGGGCTATGGTGTTTTTCAGATTACCGACCCAACACAATGCGAACAGTGTGTTTATGAAGCCATCGAGGTAGGCTATCGACTGATCGATACGGCAGCATCCTACATGAACGAAGAAGCGGTTGGTAAGGCTATTAAGAGGGCAATCCAGGAAGGAATTGTAAAGAGAGAAGATCTATTCATTACTACAAAGCTATGGATAAAAGACGCAGGTTATGAGTCGACAAAGAAAGCATTTGAAAAATCACTTAAAAGGCTTCGGCTTGACTATATCGATCTTTACTTGATTCATCAACCATTTGGTGATGTTCATTGCACCTGGAAAGCTATGGAGGAGCTCTATCGTGAAGGATTGATTAGAGCAATAGGTGTTAGTAATTTTCATCCAGATCGTTTGATGGATCTAATAGTTCACCATGATATAGTTCCTGCGGTGAACCAGGTTGAGATACATCCATTTTACCACCAAACAAAAAGTGTCGAATTCATGAAGAAATACAATATCCAACCAGAAGCTTGGGCTCCGTTTGCAGAAGGTAGGAACAACATCTTTCAAAATGAGATTTTGACATCAATGGCCAAAAAGTATAATAAAACAGTTGCTCAAGTCATCTTGCGTTGGTTAATTCAAAGAGATATTGTTGCAATCCCGAAAACTGTGCACAGAGAAAGGATGATTGAGAACATTAACATTTTCGATTTTGAGTTGAGTCAAGAGGATATGGAGAAAATTGCAATGCTGGATAAAAATGAAAGTGCATTCTTTTCACATACAGATCCAGAAATCGTCAAATGGATTTGCTCACTCAGAAGATAA